A region of bacterium DNA encodes the following proteins:
- a CDS encoding TM0106 family RecB-like putative nuclease, whose protein sequence is MGVAHQESTRPTFGNAYADLIKRKGEEHEIRILDGLRAEGHKIVHAGLGQDHDFQAAAKATIEAIHAGAKYIYQAVFFVDGWRGVADFLERVERPSVLGAWSYVVLDTKLARHPRPEHALQLCFYAHCLRRIQELEPEIAYVVLGTRERIPIRLANILAYYRRLRRRFELAAEGRAQTAPYPCEHCPLCDFRPVCEERWNREDHLVRVAGIRHDQVDRLVTAGITTLTALAEARSGIRIPKMAAPALKGLHEQAALQLERQCSGKIQYSALPIEDGRGLAVLPQRSKGDIVLDLEGHPFFEPARGLNFLFGVLTFDGLEPHYDVFWAHDRDGERRVFEGFVDLVHTRLALYPDLHVYHFGAYEPTAIKRLMGEYATRETEVDELLRRKTFVDLHAVVRQALRAGVPSYSLKELELLFSFTPSAAVRSGTQAILQYEQWISTKDDAFLAGIAAYNEDDCRATHALLGWLHRLRPADLPWPTIPAAPTVTEEASAALEARQRLREELLRGAEPGTPRWLTAELLEYHRREARPAWWWYFERLGMTPEELVDDSESIGCLESDANMPPKPRKRSVLHMLRFPPQDHKLRPGPADDPATGKSAGEILEIDEATGTLWLLRGPTLAGVPLPRALIATGPYDDRQQREAVLRFAESIRDGDNRYPALQAILGRERPRTRGLASGDRIQTTDLARMEHLALSLDDSYLFLQGPPGTGKTRTGARLIVHLLVHGRRVGVTSQTHKAIYNLLHEVEAVAHEKGFSFRGLKKSTAGNPESKYEGEFIKSESDASAVFSASDVQLLAGTGWLFARGDIDGQLDYIVIDEAGQISLADAIAIGTSSRNIILLGDPLQLAQVTQGSHPSGSGVSVLEHLLGEVATIPEDRGVFLDHSFRMHPDVCAFLSEMVYAGRLHSDPCAARRATSFGTGIRFVAVEHHGNRSASDEEVAQIAARIQEMLRGSFTDANGTTRPIREDDFMVVAPYNAQVRCLRAGLLAGVRVGTVDKFQGQEAPIVFFSMATSSGEDVPRNLAFLFSRNRLNVAISRAQCLAVLVCSPRLLEARCRSIDEMELVNALCRLVEYADGRAQG, encoded by the coding sequence CTGGGGGTTGCGCACCAGGAGAGCACGCGTCCGACGTTCGGGAACGCGTATGCTGATCTGATCAAGCGAAAGGGTGAGGAGCACGAGATTCGTATTCTGGACGGTTTGCGCGCCGAAGGGCACAAGATAGTCCATGCAGGCCTCGGTCAGGACCACGACTTCCAGGCGGCGGCCAAAGCGACAATCGAGGCAATCCACGCAGGCGCCAAGTATATCTACCAGGCCGTCTTCTTCGTTGATGGTTGGCGCGGGGTCGCAGACTTCCTCGAGCGAGTCGAGCGGCCCTCTGTTCTCGGCGCGTGGAGCTATGTAGTCCTTGACACCAAGCTCGCCCGACATCCGCGACCCGAGCACGCCCTTCAGCTCTGCTTCTATGCGCACTGTCTCAGGCGAATCCAGGAGCTCGAGCCCGAAATCGCGTACGTTGTCCTTGGCACCCGGGAGCGCATCCCAATCAGGCTTGCAAATATATTGGCCTATTACCGCCGGTTGCGGCGGCGCTTCGAGTTAGCAGCAGAAGGGCGCGCCCAAACCGCGCCCTATCCGTGCGAGCATTGCCCCCTGTGCGACTTCCGGCCGGTCTGTGAGGAACGCTGGAATCGTGAGGATCACCTTGTCCGCGTTGCTGGTATCCGTCACGATCAGGTCGATCGACTCGTGACCGCCGGCATCACCACGTTGACCGCCCTGGCTGAGGCACGTTCGGGCATACGAATTCCGAAGATGGCCGCTCCGGCGTTAAAGGGCTTGCATGAGCAAGCCGCGCTGCAGCTTGAGCGTCAATGTTCGGGAAAGATCCAATATAGTGCGCTTCCGATCGAAGATGGTCGCGGTCTCGCGGTTCTCCCCCAGCGATCGAAGGGTGACATCGTCCTCGATCTTGAGGGACATCCCTTCTTTGAGCCCGCGCGGGGCCTGAATTTTCTCTTTGGTGTCCTCACGTTTGATGGCCTTGAACCGCATTACGATGTCTTCTGGGCGCACGACCGCGATGGCGAACGCCGGGTATTCGAAGGCTTCGTTGACCTCGTCCACACGCGGCTTGCCCTTTACCCCGATCTCCACGTGTATCACTTCGGCGCTTACGAGCCGACCGCGATCAAACGGCTGATGGGCGAGTACGCGACGCGTGAGACTGAAGTGGACGAACTGCTCCGACGCAAAACCTTTGTTGATCTCCATGCCGTCGTACGTCAAGCTCTGCGGGCAGGCGTTCCGAGTTACTCACTTAAGGAGCTTGAACTATTGTTCTCTTTCACGCCGTCCGCCGCAGTGCGTTCGGGCACGCAGGCGATTCTCCAATACGAGCAGTGGATCTCGACGAAGGACGACGCGTTTCTTGCCGGGATCGCCGCATACAACGAGGACGATTGTCGGGCGACCCACGCTCTCCTCGGCTGGCTCCACAGATTGCGCCCGGCTGACCTCCCGTGGCCTACTATCCCGGCAGCACCGACTGTTACGGAAGAAGCGTCTGCGGCATTAGAGGCTCGCCAGCGCCTTCGCGAGGAGCTCTTGAGGGGTGCCGAGCCAGGCACGCCTCGCTGGCTCACCGCCGAGCTCCTTGAGTACCATCGCCGCGAGGCGCGACCGGCTTGGTGGTGGTACTTCGAGCGGCTCGGCATGACGCCGGAGGAATTGGTTGATGATTCTGAGTCGATCGGCTGTCTTGAATCCGATGCGAACATGCCGCCCAAACCGCGCAAGAGATCTGTCCTTCATATGCTCAGGTTTCCACCTCAGGACCACAAGCTCCGACCCGGGCCGGCTGACGACCCGGCGACCGGGAAGAGCGCTGGCGAGATCCTGGAGATCGACGAGGCCACCGGGACACTCTGGCTCCTGCGCGGTCCGACGCTCGCGGGGGTGCCGCTTCCACGGGCTCTCATCGCCACGGGCCCCTATGATGATCGTCAGCAACGTGAGGCCGTGCTTCGGTTTGCTGAATCGATCAGAGATGGTGACAATCGCTATCCGGCGCTCCAGGCGATTCTGGGTCGAGAGCGCCCTCGGACTCGTGGGCTAGCTTCGGGTGATCGAATCCAAACGACCGATTTGGCTCGCATGGAGCACCTCGCACTCAGCCTCGACGACAGCTACCTTTTCTTGCAGGGACCGCCAGGGACGGGCAAAACAAGGACCGGAGCTCGTCTCATCGTGCACCTATTGGTCCACGGACGGCGGGTGGGAGTTACTTCCCAAACTCACAAGGCAATCTACAACCTGCTTCATGAAGTCGAGGCTGTCGCACACGAAAAGGGCTTCAGCTTCCGCGGTCTCAAGAAGTCGACTGCCGGCAATCCGGAGTCGAAGTACGAAGGCGAGTTCATCAAGAGCGAATCGGACGCATCGGCGGTCTTCTCCGCGTCCGATGTCCAGCTTCTCGCGGGTACAGGGTGGCTCTTTGCACGTGGCGACATTGATGGTCAGCTCGACTATATCGTAATTGACGAGGCTGGCCAGATCTCGCTCGCCGACGCGATCGCCATAGGGACCTCATCCCGAAACATAATCCTGCTTGGCGACCCTCTTCAGCTTGCACAGGTAACCCAGGGTTCACACCCGTCGGGTAGCGGGGTATCGGTCCTCGAACACCTTCTCGGTGAGGTGGCCACGATCCCGGAAGACCGCGGCGTGTTCCTAGATCACAGTTTCAGGATGCACCCTGATGTGTGCGCATTCCTCTCAGAGATGGTCTACGCTGGCAGGCTCCACTCCGACCCCTGCGCGGCACGACGCGCGACCTCCTTCGGGACCGGCATCCGCTTCGTTGCTGTCGAACATCACGGAAATCGCTCTGCCTCGGACGAGGAGGTCGCACAGATCGCAGCCCGGATTCAAGAAATGCTTCGAGGTTCGTTCACCGATGCGAATGGAACGACCCGGCCGATCCGCGAAGACGACTTCATGGTCGTAGCGCCCTACAACGCTCAGGTACGGTGCCTTCGAGCAGGTTTGCTAGCTGGTGTGCGCGTCGGCACCGTTGATAAGTTCCAAGGTCAGGAGGCCCCGATAGTCTTCTTTTCCATGGCGACCTCCAGCGGCGAGGATGTCCCGCGCAATCTTGCTTTCCTCTTCTCTCGCAACCGTTTGAACGTAGCAATCTCTCGGGCGCAGTGCCTCGCCGTTCTTGTCTGCTCGCCGCGGCTACTTGAAGCGCGCTGCCGGTCGATTGATGAGATGGAGCTTGTGAACGCACTGTGTCGGTTGGTTGAGTACGCTGACGGGAGGGCGCAGGGATAG